A window from Mangifera indica cultivar Alphonso chromosome 2, CATAS_Mindica_2.1, whole genome shotgun sequence encodes these proteins:
- the LOC123206354 gene encoding uncharacterized protein LOC123206354, which produces MTCYCCFDYRLNEPSRSKRERERKKSKRESASSKKKLVVAEEEEEIMEGKAKETWCMLRCKGFSQNNNNELINRTMLRFRPIAPKPASNGTVSGGLGVDNNKSLVSSKRSKRKYVGVRKNKGYKRKNRISPHEGVNKTVVTLQFFPEKTDSEKSDSNTKTQEPWCNIDDNNNNIVDPMVSSKGGGVVEVYDHELNHQIEKKGFGLSVQTMVVESWVTVESVTETSMDGRGLPGSTDFERMNNLKEDTCPGFISDGLNRVQWVNGAYKRMVMGRNNSNNGYKEGGESPEIMVELIMKEKLPVCVYSSFTTRVRVQYTWQKENYSKMVPCDVFRMDCGGFAWRLDIEAALSLGR; this is translated from the coding sequence ATGACCTGTTACTGCTGTTTTGATTACCGCCTGAACGAACCATCTCGGagtaagagagagagagaaagaaagaaaagtaaaagagaGAGTGCGAGCTCAAAGAAGAAGTTGGTGGTggcggaggaggaggaggagatcATGGAAGGAAAAGCCAAGGAAACGTGGTGCATGCTAAGATGCAAAGGTTTTTCGCAGAATAATAACAACGAGCTAATCAATCGTACAATGCTCAGATTCAGGCCGATAGCACCGAAACCAGCCAGCAACGGCACTGTATCAGGTGGCTTAGGAGTGGATAACAATAAATCGCTGGTAAGTAGCAAAAGATCTAAAAGAAAGTACGTTGGGGTTCGCAAGAACAAGGGATATAAGAGAAAGAATCGAATCTCTCCTCATGAAGGAGTAAACAAGACAGTTGTGACGCTACAGTTTTTCCCTGAGAAAACTGATTCGGAGAAATCAGATTCAAACACCAAAACCCAAGAGCCATGGTGCaatattgatgataataataataatattgttgatcCCATGGTTTCTTCAAAGGGTGGTGGTGTGGTTGAAGTTTATGATCACGAGCTAAAtcatcaaatagaaaaaaagggaTTTGGATTGTCGGTTCAGACGATGGTGGTGGAGTCATGGGTGACGGTGGAGAGCGTGACGGAGACAAGCATGGACGGGAGAGGGTTACCGGGGAGTACAGACTTTGAGAGAATGAATAATCTAAAGGAGGACACGTGTCCAGGGTTTATATCAGACGGTTTAAACAGGGTTCAGTGGGTTAATGGAGCGTACAAAAGGATGGTGATGGGAAGAAATAACAGTAATAATGGATATAAGGAAGGAGGAGAATCACCGGAAATAATGGTGGAGTTGATAATGAAAGAAAAGCTTCCGGTGTGTGTTTACTCATCGTTTACGACCAGGGTGAGGGTGCAGTACACGTGGCAGAAGGAAAATTACTCGAAAATGGTTCCATGTGATGTGTTCAGAATGGACTGTGGAGGGTTTGCATGGAGGCTGGACATTGAAGCCGCCCTCAGTTTGGGTCGTTAA